In the Brassica napus cultivar Da-Ae chromosome A7, Da-Ae, whole genome shotgun sequence genome, one interval contains:
- the LOC106356738 gene encoding probable F-box protein At3g56670: protein MKRGRKEKSHDTSTSSTRLRQGGDINLPLDLMVEILKKLPAKSLIRFRCVSKLWSSIISRSRDFIDSMVTRSLTEPPRDAHIIDDFAAGNYKKCYLAFSSSTFPRNTNEVSVLLMPERMEQYIRGLILCWSISRNKAAIYNPTTRQCFNLPDTKIKGIGSCFFGYDPLGNQYKALYIPLNYMEHVCQVFTLGDPTATQWRSIQGVKSHFPMASVVCINGVIYYRAINADATSEYKLMSFDVRWEKFYHVEAPKTFMDHPSILINYQGKLGFVCCEEGIEIWVMENANKETTQGWSMIFFYEMEGFKRWRILGATRGSEIVFVQPGYLSSDKLWVLYYDPKQNSMRYVDLKGTYPEEKRGYTSTIIWSALDYVDNTMCLYQAIS, encoded by the coding sequence ATGAAGAGAGGACGGAAAGAGAAGAGCCATGATACCTCAACATCGTCGACACGACTTCGTCAGGGCGGAGATATCAATCTCCCTCTCGATCTAATGGTGGAGATACTAAAAAAATTACCGGCGAAGTCTCTAATACGGTTCCGATGCGTGTCGAAGTTATGGTCATCAATTATCAGCAGAAGTAGAGACTTCATAGACTCAATGGTGACTCGGTCTTTGACTGAACCTCCACGTGATGCACACATCATCGACGACTTCGCAGCAGGCAACTATAAGAAATGTTACTTAGCCTTTTCATCTAGTACTTTCCCTCGAAATACTAATGAAGTATCGGTACTATTAATGCCTGAAAGGATGGAGCAGTATATTCGTGGCTTAATTTTATGTTGGTCAATTTCTCGTAATAAGGCAGCTATATATAACCCTACCACAAGGCAGTGCTTTAACTTACCGGATACGAAAATCAAAGGCATTGGATCTTGCTTCTTCGGATACGACCCTCTCGGGAATCAATACAAAGCATTGTACATACCGTTAAACTATATGGAGCATGTTTGTCAAGTGTTTACACTAGGAGATCCCACGGCTACGCAGTGGAGATCAATCCAAGGCGTTAAATCGCACTTTCCAATGGCAAGTGTTGTTTGCATCAACGGAGTTATCTATTACCGAGCAATTAATGCAGATGCTACTTCTGAGTATAAGTTGATGAGTTTTGATGTTAGGTGGGAGAAATTTTATCATGTCGAGGCTCCAAAAACATTTATGGATCACCCTTCGATTCTGATAAACTACCAAGGGAAGTTAGGATTCGTATGCTGCGAGGAAGGCATAGAAATTTGGGTGATGGAGAATGCTAACAAGGAAACCACACAAGGGTGGTCTATGATTTTCTTTTACGAGATGGAGGGTTTTAAAAGATGGCGCATCTTGGGTGCTACTCGTGGTAGTGAGATCGTTTTTGTCCAGCCAGGGTACCTCTCTAGTGACAAGTTATGGGTCTTATATTATGATCCAAAGCAAAACAGTATGAGATATGTTGACCTCAAAGGTACTTATCCCGAGGAAAAAAGGGGTTACACGTCTACTATTATCTGGAGTGCTTTGGATTATGTCGACAACACAATGTGTTTGTATCAGGCTATTAGTTAA